A portion of the Paenibacillus hamazuiensis genome contains these proteins:
- a CDS encoding ABC transporter permease, giving the protein MKLPVTVKQPFVSAGSGAMQKILAFASLILLVIVFSLSSGNFFQFDNLIAIILSTAVVGVLALGSTFVIITSGIDLAVGTVMTFSSVMAGVMITLWHLPMPLGIVGGIATGAACGLVSGLAVAKMKIPPFIATLAMMMVTKGLSLVISGTKPIYFNDTPEFTQISMGSLIGAVIPGWDIPNAVLIFFGLAIVASIILNKTIVGRFNFALGSNEEATRLSGVNVDYWKIVIYTLTGVFSGIAGIMMASRLNSAQPALGSGYELEAIAAVVIGGTSLSGGKGSILGTVIGALIMSVLTNGLRILSVKQEWQTVIVGLVVILAVYADILRRSGK; this is encoded by the coding sequence ATGAAACTGCCGGTTACCGTCAAGCAGCCGTTCGTGTCCGCCGGAAGCGGCGCGATGCAAAAAATATTGGCTTTTGCCAGCTTGATATTGCTCGTGATTGTGTTTTCGCTGTCTTCGGGAAATTTCTTTCAGTTCGATAATCTGATCGCCATCATTTTGTCCACCGCCGTCGTCGGGGTACTCGCGCTCGGCTCCACGTTCGTCATCATCACTTCGGGCATCGACCTCGCTGTGGGAACCGTGATGACGTTTTCCTCCGTCATGGCGGGGGTGATGATCACCTTGTGGCATTTGCCTATGCCGCTCGGCATTGTCGGCGGCATTGCAACCGGCGCGGCATGCGGTCTCGTCAGCGGCCTCGCAGTGGCGAAAATGAAAATACCTCCGTTCATCGCGACGCTGGCGATGATGATGGTGACCAAGGGGTTATCGCTGGTCATTTCCGGAACGAAGCCGATTTATTTCAACGACACGCCCGAGTTTACCCAGATTTCGATGGGGTCGCTCATAGGTGCGGTCATTCCGGGGTGGGATATTCCGAATGCGGTGCTGATTTTTTTCGGTCTGGCGATCGTAGCGAGCATTATTCTGAACAAAACGATCGTCGGCCGGTTTAACTTCGCGCTGGGCAGCAACGAGGAAGCGACGCGGCTTTCCGGAGTGAACGTCGATTACTGGAAGATCGTCATCTACACCTTGACGGGCGTGTTCAGCGGAATCGCCGGGATCATGATGGCATCGCGGCTGAATTCCGCGCAGCCTGCGCTCGGCTCGGGCTACGAGCTGGAGGCGATCGCGGCCGTCGTGATCGGCGGAACTTCGCTCAGCGGAGGCAAAGGCTCGATTCTCGGCACCGTCATAGGGGCGCTCATCATGAGCGTGCTGACCAACGGCCTGCGGATATTGTCGGTCAAGCAGGAATGGCAGACGGTGATCGTCGGGCTGGTCGTCATTCTCGCGGTGTATGCGGACATTTTGCGCAGAAGCGGGAAATAA
- a CDS encoding ABC transporter substrate-binding protein — translation MKRSKKLLMCTGIMLVAAALLGACGANNSGTGSKPAAAPASTSAPSAAPSDAKKTDKIYIPVISKGFQHQFWQAVKQGAEKAAKEFQVDITFEGPETESQVDKQIEMLQAALGKNPKAIAFAALDSKAAIPLLQKAKSANIPVVGFDSGVDSDIPVTTAATDNKKAAALAADKMAELVGKEGEIALIVHDQTSRTGIDRRDGFTEQIKAKYPNIKIVDTQYGGGDQLKSTDLAKAIIQAHPNIKGFFGANEGSAIGVLNAVTELKKDGKIIVIGYDSGKQQIDAIRSGKMAGAITQDPIGIGYWSVKAAVQAIKGEQVPKNIDTGFHWYDKTNIDSDQIKPLLYN, via the coding sequence ATGAAAAGAAGCAAAAAACTGCTCATGTGCACGGGGATCATGCTGGTGGCGGCGGCCTTGCTCGGCGCCTGCGGCGCGAACAATTCCGGCACCGGCAGCAAACCCGCGGCGGCGCCCGCATCGACTTCCGCTCCTTCGGCAGCCCCGTCGGATGCGAAGAAAACCGACAAGATCTACATTCCGGTCATTTCCAAAGGGTTCCAGCATCAGTTTTGGCAGGCGGTGAAGCAGGGGGCGGAGAAAGCGGCGAAGGAATTCCAGGTGGATATTACGTTCGAAGGTCCGGAAACCGAGTCCCAGGTCGACAAGCAGATCGAAATGCTCCAGGCAGCGCTCGGGAAAAATCCGAAGGCGATCGCTTTCGCCGCGCTTGACAGTAAGGCCGCCATTCCTTTGCTGCAAAAAGCCAAGTCCGCCAACATCCCCGTCGTCGGCTTCGACTCCGGCGTCGACAGCGACATTCCCGTCACGACGGCCGCAACGGACAATAAGAAAGCCGCTGCACTCGCCGCGGACAAAATGGCCGAGTTGGTCGGCAAAGAAGGCGAAATTGCGCTTATCGTTCACGACCAAACGAGCCGAACCGGCATCGACCGCCGCGACGGCTTCACCGAGCAAATCAAAGCCAAATACCCGAACATTAAAATCGTCGACACGCAGTACGGCGGAGGCGACCAGCTGAAGTCGACCGATCTGGCGAAAGCGATCATCCAGGCGCATCCGAACATCAAAGGATTTTTCGGCGCAAACGAAGGTTCGGCCATCGGGGTTCTGAACGCCGTTACCGAGCTGAAGAAAGACGGCAAAATCATCGTTATCGGCTACGACTCCGGCAAGCAGCAGATCGACGCCATCCGCAGCGGCAAAATGGCCGGCGCCATTACGCAGGATCCGATCGGCATCGGCTATTGGTCGGTAAAAGCGGCCGTTCAGGCGATCAAAGGCGAACAAGTGCCGAAAAACATCGACACCGGCTTCCACTGGTACGATAAGACCAACATCGATTCCGACCAGATCAAACCGTTGCTGTATAATTAA
- a CDS encoding helix-turn-helix domain-containing protein, whose translation MYSVILVDDEDEVREGIKRKINWDSCGFRLAGDYDNGRDALGAIDALRPDVVITDICMPFMDGLALAGQVAEHYRGVKTVIITGYEEFDYAKKAVKLKVNDFLLKPINAQEFTGLLEKIRRELDEERESKEDLSRLRQQLNQSLPLLRERFLERLAASRLKPEEIRRRLAYFGLELPGPHFKAIIFDADGWQHDGRGETDAELLMFAAFNIVQEIFEKENGGIAFRTRDDKIAVFLSGEATELEALSQKLAGHAVESVRKYIRLMLSAGIGRTYADVQAVSDSFQEACSALDYRFMLGKNKIILIDDVEYGPKIGSAGYHDWEKKLIAAMRTGKSSQVSQVLRDWFADLKTVAPIERCYGFLYKAVASLMNFVAETGFHDAEVFGHDPFSRIAKGKTLDEVQLWMEETCHRIIAYLSEQRSHVTLAQMRQAEAYIQEHYADELLSLQQVCGHIYMSASYFSAQFKQHTGETFVEYLTGIRMEKAKELLALTQLKAYEIAARVGYADPQYFSVIFKRHTGMTPKDYRNAAKADACL comes from the coding sequence ATGTATTCGGTAATCTTGGTCGACGATGAAGACGAAGTAAGGGAAGGCATCAAGCGGAAGATCAACTGGGACAGCTGCGGCTTCCGGCTCGCCGGGGATTACGACAACGGCCGCGACGCGCTTGGCGCCATCGATGCGCTGCGTCCCGATGTCGTCATCACGGATATATGCATGCCGTTTATGGACGGATTGGCGCTCGCGGGTCAGGTGGCCGAGCATTACCGGGGCGTCAAAACCGTGATCATCACCGGGTATGAGGAGTTCGACTATGCGAAGAAGGCGGTTAAGCTGAAGGTCAACGATTTCCTGCTGAAGCCGATCAATGCCCAAGAGTTTACCGGTCTTTTGGAAAAAATAAGGCGGGAGCTGGACGAAGAGCGGGAGTCGAAGGAAGATCTCAGCCGCCTTCGCCAGCAGCTTAACCAAAGTTTGCCGCTGCTGCGCGAAAGATTCCTGGAGAGGCTGGCCGCCTCGCGGCTGAAGCCCGAGGAGATCCGGCGACGGCTTGCCTATTTCGGGCTTGAGCTGCCGGGTCCGCATTTTAAAGCGATTATCTTCGATGCGGACGGCTGGCAGCACGATGGCCGCGGTGAAACGGATGCGGAGCTGCTCATGTTCGCCGCGTTCAATATCGTGCAGGAAATATTCGAAAAGGAAAACGGCGGCATTGCGTTCCGGACGCGGGACGACAAGATCGCCGTGTTTCTGTCCGGCGAAGCCACCGAATTGGAAGCGCTGTCACAAAAATTGGCCGGCCACGCCGTTGAAAGCGTCCGAAAGTATATCCGCCTCATGTTATCCGCAGGCATCGGAAGAACGTATGCGGACGTGCAGGCGGTTTCAGACTCGTTTCAGGAGGCGTGCTCTGCGCTCGACTACCGTTTTATGCTCGGGAAAAACAAAATCATCTTGATCGACGACGTGGAGTACGGTCCGAAAATCGGCTCGGCCGGCTATCACGATTGGGAGAAAAAGCTGATTGCCGCGATGAGAACCGGCAAAAGCAGCCAGGTGTCGCAGGTGCTGCGCGATTGGTTCGCCGACCTGAAAACCGTCGCCCCTATCGAACGGTGTTACGGCTTTTTGTACAAGGCGGTCGCTTCGCTCATGAACTTCGTGGCGGAAACCGGCTTTCACGATGCGGAGGTGTTCGGGCACGATCCGTTCTCCCGCATCGCCAAAGGAAAGACGCTGGATGAAGTACAGCTATGGATGGAGGAGACGTGCCACCGGATTATCGCGTATTTATCGGAGCAGCGCTCGCATGTCACTTTGGCGCAAATGAGGCAAGCCGAAGCCTATATTCAGGAGCATTACGCGGACGAGCTGCTTTCGCTTCAACAGGTGTGCGGCCATATTTATATGAGCGCCAGCTATTTCAGCGCGCAGTTCAAGCAGCATACGGGAGAAACCTTCGTCGAATATTTAACGGGAATTCGCATGGAAAAGGCGAAGGAGCTTTTGGCGTTAACCCAGCTGAAAGCCTATGAAATCGCGGCCAGAGTCGGTTACGCGGATCCTCAGTATTTCAGCGTCATTTTCAAACGGCATACAGGTATGACTCCGAAGGATTACCGGAACGCCGCAAAGGCGGATGCCTGCTTATGA
- a CDS encoding cache domain-containing sensor histidine kinase: MRQFLPFRFQSIHSHIAIAFSFLILCTTVILSFNAYRLSSDAVTENSLEYSAELMKQVGMNIQTYIGNMESIASLASGNGDLKRYMSLDDPGSPEGTGLAAQLTGYFHSIVASRSDIASMVFVSTNGGAISSRTDVQLRPIPELVGQDWYRKAQLSGGRIAISPSHVQHVFQNEYRWVVSLSVYLENSPGISGGGVLLVDLNYKVINDLCTQIQLGKRGYVFIVDPGGDLIYHPQQQIIYSKLKSEDIPAVLRAEGGSATAVEGDRSKLYTVGTTSFGWKIAGVIYPEELARNKRAMQLSSATWGLVCLIIALGLSFIFSFTLTRPLKNLEEHMKQVERGNFDIRVDIENTNEIGKVARTFNLMIGKIRELMEQIVQEQKMKRISELKALQAQIHPHFLYNTLDSIIWMAETGKMGEVVTMTSALSKLLRSSISKGEELVPLSAELEHVRNYLTIQQIRYRSKFTYSIEVNPDMQECLILKIVLQPLVENAIYHGIKNKAEPGRIRIVGKRTNGALELKIVDDGVGMAPEQAAAMLTGVAGDRGTEKRAGVGVRNVNHRVQLYFGESYGLSFESELDEGTTVTLRIPELHREVSRDG; encoded by the coding sequence ATGAGGCAGTTCCTCCCATTTCGCTTTCAAAGCATTCACAGCCACATCGCCATCGCCTTTTCTTTCCTGATTTTATGTACGACGGTTATTTTGAGCTTCAATGCGTACCGGCTTTCCTCCGATGCCGTGACGGAAAATTCCCTTGAATATTCCGCAGAGCTGATGAAGCAGGTGGGCATGAATATCCAGACCTATATCGGCAACATGGAGAGCATCGCCAGCCTGGCTTCCGGAAACGGAGATTTGAAGCGGTATATGTCGCTGGACGATCCCGGAAGTCCCGAAGGGACGGGTTTGGCCGCTCAGCTGACCGGCTATTTCCATTCGATCGTCGCCTCCCGCTCGGATATCGCTTCGATGGTATTCGTCAGCACGAACGGGGGGGCGATATCGAGCCGCACCGATGTGCAGCTGAGGCCGATACCGGAGCTGGTCGGCCAGGATTGGTACCGGAAAGCGCAGCTGAGCGGCGGACGCATTGCGATTTCGCCTTCCCACGTGCAGCATGTTTTTCAAAACGAATACCGCTGGGTCGTTTCGCTCAGCGTATATCTGGAAAATTCTCCGGGCATTTCCGGCGGCGGCGTGCTGCTGGTCGATTTGAATTACAAAGTCATTAACGACCTGTGCACGCAAATTCAATTGGGCAAGCGGGGGTACGTCTTCATCGTCGATCCGGGCGGCGATCTGATCTATCATCCGCAGCAGCAAATCATCTACTCGAAGCTGAAGTCCGAGGATATTCCGGCGGTTTTGCGGGCGGAGGGCGGCTCCGCGACAGCTGTGGAAGGCGATCGAAGCAAGCTGTACACGGTCGGCACGACGAGCTTCGGATGGAAAATCGCCGGTGTGATTTATCCGGAGGAGCTCGCGCGGAATAAACGTGCGATGCAGCTGTCGTCCGCTACCTGGGGACTCGTGTGCCTGATCATCGCGTTAGGGTTATCCTTCATTTTTTCGTTTACGCTGACGCGCCCGCTCAAGAACCTCGAAGAACATATGAAGCAGGTGGAAAGGGGCAACTTTGACATTCGCGTCGATATTGAAAATACGAATGAAATCGGTAAGGTGGCCCGTACGTTTAACCTGATGATCGGTAAAATCCGCGAGCTGATGGAGCAGATCGTGCAGGAACAGAAAATGAAGCGGATCAGCGAGCTCAAAGCGCTGCAGGCGCAAATTCATCCGCATTTTTTATATAATACGCTGGATTCGATCATTTGGATGGCCGAGACGGGTAAGATGGGGGAGGTCGTAACGATGACATCAGCCTTGTCCAAGCTGCTGCGCTCCAGCATCAGCAAAGGGGAGGAGCTCGTTCCCTTGTCCGCCGAACTGGAGCACGTCCGGAATTACTTGACGATCCAGCAAATCCGCTATCGCAGCAAGTTTACTTATTCCATCGAGGTAAATCCGGATATGCAGGAGTGCCTGATCCTGAAAATCGTGCTGCAGCCGCTTGTGGAGAACGCGATTTACCACGGCATCAAAAATAAGGCGGAGCCGGGGCGCATCCGCATTGTCGGAAAGCGGACAAACGGCGCACTGGAGCTGAAGATCGTCGACGACGGGGTCGGCATGGCTCCGGAGCAAGCGGCGGCGATGCTTACGGGTGTTGCGGGTGACCGGGGAACGGAGAAAAGAGCTGGCGTCGGTGTCCGCAACGTCAACCATCGGGTTCAACTGTACTTCGGGGAATCGTACGGGCTTAGCTTCGAGAGCGAACTCGATGAAGGGACGACGGTGACGCTGCGCATACCCGAGCTGCATCGGGAGGTGAGTCGGGATGGTTAG
- a CDS encoding substrate-binding domain-containing protein, with amino-acid sequence MVRKAVFWIAVAAAIVLIFAVSGAISDKLAEKSRPILVVPKTNDTRIAFWHALNEGVMAAAKEYGVDVEVRGMREEADIDGQIRLLEQAIAEKPQAIVLAASDYNRLVPVAQSIVNAGIKLITVDSGLSGNISSSFIATDNYEAGKKAGFAMRSLVPPGASVAIVSFVKESTTAMERERGVRDSLSEGGIRIVSTSYSNGLTDKASEITEGLIRSEPNLHGIIGLNEVSTIGALQAVKRLNAGGTIKMVGFDSSPEEIASLEEGILQVIVVQKPFNMGYLAVKTAFEAISGKRVTGYIDTGSEVITKENMYTNENQKLLFPFVGEK; translated from the coding sequence ATGGTTAGGAAAGCCGTCTTTTGGATAGCCGTCGCGGCTGCGATCGTATTGATATTCGCCGTATCGGGCGCCATATCGGACAAACTCGCGGAGAAGAGCAGGCCGATCCTCGTCGTGCCGAAGACTAACGATACCCGGATCGCTTTCTGGCATGCGCTGAACGAAGGCGTGATGGCCGCGGCCAAGGAATACGGCGTCGACGTTGAGGTGAGGGGGATGAGAGAGGAAGCCGATATTGACGGGCAGATTCGCCTTCTCGAGCAGGCCATTGCGGAAAAGCCGCAAGCGATCGTACTGGCCGCCTCCGATTACAACCGGCTCGTGCCTGTGGCGCAAAGCATTGTGAACGCCGGCATCAAGCTGATCACCGTCGATTCCGGCTTAAGCGGCAATATTTCCTCCAGCTTCATCGCGACGGACAATTACGAAGCCGGCAAAAAAGCCGGATTCGCAATGAGAAGCCTGGTGCCGCCTGGAGCATCCGTTGCGATCGTCAGCTTCGTGAAGGAATCGACGACAGCCATGGAGCGGGAACGCGGGGTAAGGGACAGCTTGAGCGAAGGCGGCATCCGCATCGTCAGCACCTCCTACTCCAACGGTTTGACAGACAAGGCATCGGAAATCACCGAGGGGCTTATCCGCAGCGAACCTAATCTCCATGGCATTATCGGACTCAACGAGGTGTCGACCATAGGGGCTTTGCAAGCGGTAAAGCGGCTGAACGCGGGCGGCACGATCAAGATGGTCGGTTTCGACAGTTCTCCCGAGGAAATCGCAAGTCTGGAGGAAGGCATTCTGCAGGTCATCGTCGTTCAGAAGCCTTTCAATATGGGTTACCTCGCCGTCAAGACGGCGTTTGAGGCGATAAGCGGCAAACGGGTCACCGGTTATATCGATACCGGATCCGAGGTCATCACCAAAGAAAATATGTATACGAACGAAAACCAGAAGCTGTTGTTTCCTTTTGTCGGAGAGAAATGA
- a CDS encoding metallophosphoesterase family protein yields MKLVVMGDLHYHEADAAIPEWVAARDDFYRTMLERFLELEADVHISLGDLTNYGHPSELQEVYGIIRQHDRTFYHALGNHDLYAQTRKDVLNITGQARYHVIRTEKADLAFIDTAKEMDFEDWGGWVDEEQLRWLEGVVKASGTKPLLVFAHHPVYNTTTRSDKEKGSIHPDIDMWKVLGQKEGTGIYFNGHTHVDSIVAQKNWTFVQLPACLDQPGVRIVEIDAEEIRISPLDIANDALEKNAEIMYSNMKHFRPNPEARGAESDRGCVVSLLQAAEPGQA; encoded by the coding sequence ATGAAACTGGTAGTCATGGGCGATTTGCATTATCACGAAGCGGACGCGGCGATTCCGGAATGGGTTGCGGCACGCGACGATTTTTACAGAACGATGCTGGAGCGGTTTTTGGAACTGGAGGCCGATGTGCATATTTCGCTGGGGGATTTGACCAATTACGGCCATCCTTCCGAACTGCAGGAGGTTTACGGGATCATCCGGCAGCATGACCGGACGTTCTACCATGCGCTGGGCAACCACGACCTGTATGCGCAAACGAGAAAAGACGTGCTTAATATCACCGGACAAGCCCGCTACCACGTCATTCGCACGGAAAAGGCGGACCTGGCGTTCATCGACACGGCGAAGGAGATGGATTTCGAGGATTGGGGCGGCTGGGTGGACGAAGAGCAGCTGCGGTGGCTGGAAGGCGTCGTTAAGGCGTCGGGCACAAAACCATTGCTTGTTTTCGCGCATCATCCGGTGTATAACACGACGACCCGATCGGATAAGGAAAAAGGGTCGATCCATCCCGACATCGATATGTGGAAGGTGCTCGGCCAGAAGGAAGGAACCGGCATTTATTTTAACGGCCATACGCATGTCGACTCCATCGTTGCGCAGAAAAACTGGACGTTCGTTCAACTGCCCGCCTGCCTTGACCAGCCCGGCGTAAGAATCGTGGAAATCGATGCCGAAGAAATCCGCATCTCCCCGTTGGACATAGCAAACGACGCGCTGGAGAAAAATGCGGAGATCATGTACAGCAACATGAAGCACTTCAGACCGAATCCGGAAGCGCGCGGCGCCGAATCGGACCGGGGATGCGTCGTCTCGCTGCTGCAGGCCGCGGAGCCTGGGCAGGCTTAG
- a CDS encoding glycerol-3-phosphate responsive antiterminator: MKKNRQWENEAFFERLRTYQMVASIKEPKQLEIALSLKNNLAGVFLLTGHIGVIKGYVDLFKKHELPVFLHLEKIGGLSTDTFGLDYLAKVIRPTGIITTKTNVVKIAEKMDLLTIQRFFLVDTEGLDNISKSLCQIEPDVVEIMPARIPEMIGEIKKLTSLPIITGGLLFDRSHAVECLRYGATAVSSSKSELWNEVSSPHFA, from the coding sequence ATGAAAAAGAACAGACAATGGGAAAACGAAGCTTTTTTCGAGAGGCTGCGCACCTATCAGATGGTCGCCTCCATCAAGGAGCCGAAGCAGCTGGAAATAGCGCTGTCGCTTAAAAACAATCTTGCCGGCGTCTTTCTGCTGACCGGGCATATTGGAGTTATCAAAGGTTACGTCGATTTGTTCAAAAAACACGAGCTGCCGGTTTTTTTACATTTGGAGAAGATTGGCGGCCTCAGCACGGATACATTCGGCCTTGATTATTTAGCCAAGGTGATCAGGCCGACCGGAATCATCACGACGAAAACCAATGTGGTCAAGATCGCGGAGAAGATGGATTTGCTGACAATACAGCGTTTTTTTCTGGTAGACACGGAGGGTTTGGACAATATTAGCAAAAGCCTCTGCCAAATCGAACCCGATGTCGTGGAGATCATGCCGGCGCGGATTCCGGAGATGATCGGGGAGATCAAAAAGCTCACGTCGCTTCCGATCATTACCGGCGGATTGCTGTTCGACAGAAGCCATGCGGTGGAATGCCTGAGGTACGGCGCAACCGCCGTATCCTCGTCCAAATCGGAGCTGTGGAACGAAGTTTCTTCACCGCATTTTGCATAA
- a CDS encoding ABC transporter substrate-binding protein has translation MTNQRKASILALSAVFMLSACGSNTAGSPEKAASSGGKIVIKYWTANGGKIEEAKQNLVKKFNESQNRIEVQQANQGNYDDLHAKVQAAFAAGNAPAVSDLEIASTGVFARSGMLVDLTQLAARDEKEIDIKDFNPGLMGNAYVDGKLYGLPFMRSTPILYKNVTMLKDAGLDPAGPKSWSEFEQYARVLKSKGKVPMTLNVDIWYYEALVAQSGGKMLSEDGKKAMFNSPEGVAPVEYWKKMAGEGLLKFVVGNTAGADAGKDWDNQISAFKFGSTAGVSAAIEVAKGNGFEVQTDFMPANKAFGVPTGGCQLVITSKVNEKEKEAAWEFIKFMTSKENTIYQHKYVGYLPNRLSALQSDELQNYYKENPQYKVASDQLKYAVPRPMATGYPEATKFITDAITKAILEPNVKPQDAMNEAAEKANKLLK, from the coding sequence ATGACAAATCAAAGGAAAGCATCCATCTTGGCGCTCAGCGCCGTATTCATGCTCTCGGCATGCGGCTCGAACACCGCCGGAAGCCCGGAAAAAGCCGCTTCGTCCGGCGGTAAAATCGTCATCAAGTATTGGACAGCCAACGGCGGGAAAATTGAAGAAGCGAAGCAAAACCTGGTGAAAAAGTTCAACGAATCGCAAAACCGCATCGAAGTGCAGCAGGCGAACCAAGGAAACTACGACGATCTGCATGCGAAAGTACAAGCCGCCTTTGCCGCAGGAAACGCGCCGGCCGTCAGCGATCTGGAGATCGCATCGACAGGGGTTTTCGCCCGCTCGGGCATGCTGGTCGATCTGACACAGCTTGCCGCCAGAGACGAAAAGGAAATCGACATCAAGGATTTTAACCCGGGGCTCATGGGCAACGCGTATGTGGACGGCAAGCTGTACGGTCTGCCTTTCATGCGGAGCACGCCGATTTTGTATAAAAACGTGACGATGTTGAAAGACGCCGGACTCGACCCGGCCGGTCCGAAAAGCTGGTCGGAATTTGAGCAGTACGCCCGCGTGCTCAAGTCCAAAGGCAAAGTGCCGATGACGCTGAACGTCGATATCTGGTATTACGAAGCGCTTGTCGCTCAAAGCGGCGGTAAAATGCTGTCCGAAGACGGAAAAAAAGCGATGTTCAACTCCCCCGAGGGTGTTGCGCCGGTAGAATATTGGAAGAAGATGGCGGGAGAAGGCTTGCTGAAGTTCGTCGTGGGAAATACGGCGGGTGCGGATGCGGGCAAAGACTGGGATAACCAAATTTCCGCCTTTAAGTTCGGTTCGACGGCCGGCGTATCGGCGGCGATCGAGGTGGCGAAAGGAAACGGGTTCGAAGTACAGACCGACTTTATGCCGGCAAACAAAGCTTTCGGCGTTCCGACCGGCGGCTGTCAGCTCGTCATCACGTCGAAAGTAAACGAGAAGGAAAAAGAGGCGGCTTGGGAGTTTATCAAGTTTATGACTTCGAAAGAAAACACGATCTACCAGCATAAGTATGTCGGTTATTTGCCTAACCGTCTGTCCGCCCTGCAAAGTGACGAGCTGCAAAACTACTACAAAGAAAACCCGCAGTACAAGGTTGCTTCGGACCAATTGAAATATGCGGTACCGCGTCCGATGGCTACCGGTTATCCGGAAGCGACGAAATTCATTACCGATGCGATCACCAAAGCGATTCTCGAACCGAACGTGAAACCGCAGGACGCGATGAACGAAGCGGCGGAAAAGGCCAACAAACTGCTCAAGTAA
- a CDS encoding ABC transporter ATP-binding protein, protein MAKIVLKNISKVYKDETVISNLNLTIKDGSFTVLVGPSGCGKSTTLRMIAGLEKESGGEIWIGDKCVNDTAPGHRDVAMVFQNYALYPTMTVRENIEFGLKNRKVPKQEREALVRDICEIVALTPYLDKKPQTLSGGQRQRVALARAMVKKPQVFILDEPLSNLDAKLRNQMRTELIQLHQRLKTTFVYVTHDQVEAMSMGDEIVVMNKGVIQQIDSPMKLYNDPDNLFTAQFIGTPAMNILKFGDVPGLRVETQETIGHIGFRAEHALLSPKEPADGLAIEGEIITRESLGAEHIYQIKSAAGTFFVKTFLAPLETANHVRVVVPYRYVYYFDPNGGRIRGIGGLAENAGSGKAAENKLVAVGGA, encoded by the coding sequence ATGGCGAAGATCGTATTGAAAAACATTTCCAAGGTCTATAAAGACGAAACGGTCATCAGCAATTTAAACCTGACGATTAAGGACGGGTCGTTTACGGTGCTTGTCGGCCCGTCCGGCTGCGGCAAGTCGACGACCTTGCGGATGATTGCCGGTCTTGAGAAGGAGAGCGGCGGCGAAATATGGATCGGCGACAAATGCGTAAACGATACGGCTCCCGGGCACCGGGATGTCGCGATGGTGTTCCAAAACTACGCGTTATATCCGACGATGACCGTTCGCGAAAACATCGAGTTCGGACTGAAAAACCGCAAAGTCCCGAAGCAGGAGCGGGAGGCGCTGGTTCGCGATATTTGCGAAATCGTCGCTTTGACGCCTTATTTGGACAAGAAACCGCAGACGTTGTCCGGAGGTCAACGCCAGCGGGTCGCATTGGCAAGAGCGATGGTCAAGAAGCCGCAGGTGTTTATTCTCGACGAGCCGCTTTCCAACCTGGATGCGAAGCTGCGCAACCAGATGAGGACGGAGCTGATCCAGCTTCATCAGAGGCTGAAAACGACCTTCGTATACGTCACCCACGATCAGGTGGAAGCGATGTCGATGGGCGACGAAATCGTCGTCATGAACAAAGGGGTCATTCAGCAAATCGATTCGCCGATGAAGCTGTACAATGATCCGGACAATCTGTTTACCGCGCAGTTTATCGGCACTCCGGCCATGAACATATTGAAATTCGGCGATGTTCCGGGGCTGCGTGTGGAGACGCAGGAAACGATCGGCCACATCGGGTTCCGCGCGGAGCACGCGCTGCTAAGCCCGAAGGAGCCCGCGGACGGTCTCGCGATCGAAGGCGAAATCATCACCCGGGAAAGCCTCGGTGCGGAGCATATTTACCAGATCAAGTCGGCAGCGGGGACGTTTTTCGTCAAAACGTTCCTGGCGCCGCTGGAAACGGCGAATCACGTCCGCGTCGTCGTGCCGTACCGTTATGTTTATTATTTCGATCCGAATGGCGGAAGAATTCGCGGTATTGGCGGCTTGGCGGAAAACGCCGGTTCAGGAAAGGCAGCGGAAAATAAACTCGTTGCGGTCGGCGGTGCGTAA